One genomic segment of Alphaproteobacteria bacterium includes these proteins:
- a CDS encoding MFS transporter, giving the protein MGSAGGRVARERGGEPRRLDGRGPRVARPRARVSALDRKAVAAWCVYDWANSAFPAVITTFVFATYFTQGVASDPVTGTAMWGHATSIAGLCIALLAPLLGPVADHTGRQKPFLAAFSGIAIVACAALWFVRPSPDSIPLALIAFAIATAAFEVAAVFYNALLPKVATPDKLGRVSGWGWGLGYLGGIVCLAVLLVGFVQNQTPWFGLSRDGAEHVRIVGPFTALWWFVFAIPIFLLVREDQAMISFGKAFTKGLADLKATLGFLRARPDIGWFLAANMIYTDGLTTLFAFGAIYAAGTFGMELSEVIVFGIALNLSAGLGAFAFAWIDDKIGSKRTIAIGLVCLTAIGAALLLIESKTLFWILGVLIGPFFGPVQAASRSLAARLAPPEHRAQVFGLFALSGRITAFMGPAILGFVTLAFDSQRAGMATILPFFLLGLLLLWRRVP; this is encoded by the coding sequence CTGGGAAGCGCTGGCGGGCGAGTTGCGCGCGAGCGGGGCGGCGAGCCTCGCCGCCTTGACGGTCGCGGGCCGCGAGTTGCGCGCCCTCGTGCAAGGGTGAGCGCGCTGGATCGTAAAGCCGTTGCCGCATGGTGCGTCTACGATTGGGCGAACTCGGCCTTCCCGGCCGTGATCACCACGTTCGTTTTCGCGACCTATTTCACGCAAGGTGTCGCATCCGATCCGGTGACGGGCACGGCGATGTGGGGCCATGCGACCTCGATCGCGGGTCTGTGCATCGCGCTGCTGGCCCCGTTGCTCGGGCCCGTTGCCGATCACACCGGCCGGCAGAAGCCGTTCCTCGCCGCATTCTCCGGCATCGCCATCGTCGCGTGCGCCGCGTTGTGGTTCGTGCGCCCGTCGCCCGACTCGATTCCGCTGGCGTTGATCGCCTTCGCGATCGCCACGGCGGCGTTCGAAGTCGCGGCCGTCTTCTATAACGCGCTGCTGCCGAAGGTCGCGACGCCGGACAAGCTCGGCCGCGTCTCCGGCTGGGGCTGGGGGCTCGGCTATCTCGGCGGTATCGTGTGCTTGGCCGTGCTGCTCGTGGGCTTCGTGCAAAACCAAACGCCGTGGTTCGGCCTGTCGCGCGACGGAGCCGAGCATGTGCGCATCGTCGGGCCGTTCACCGCCTTGTGGTGGTTCGTCTTCGCGATCCCGATCTTCCTACTCGTGCGCGAAGACCAAGCCATGATCTCGTTCGGCAAAGCATTCACCAAGGGCCTCGCCGATCTGAAAGCCACGCTCGGCTTCTTGCGCGCACGGCCGGATATCGGCTGGTTCCTCGCCGCGAACATGATCTACACCGACGGTCTGACCACGTTGTTCGCCTTCGGTGCGATCTACGCGGCGGGCACGTTTGGCATGGAATTATCGGAAGTCATCGTGTTCGGCATCGCGCTCAATCTCAGTGCGGGGCTCGGTGCTTTCGCCTTCGCTTGGATCGACGACAAGATCGGTTCCAAGCGCACCATCGCCATCGGCCTCGTCTGCCTGACCGCGATCGGTGCGGCTTTGCTGCTGATCGAATCGAAAACGCTGTTCTGGATTCTGGGCGTGCTGATCGGGCCGTTCTTCGGTCCCGTGCAGGCCGCAAGCCGCTCGCTGGCCGCACGGCTCGCCCCGCCTGAACATCGCGCGCAGGTCTTCGGCCTGTTCGCGCTGTCCGGCCGCATCACCGCCTTCATGGGCCCGGCGATCCTGGGTTTCGTGACGCTTGCGTTCGATTCCCAGCGCGCCGGCATGGCGACGATCCTGCCTTTCTTCCTGCTGGGCTTGCTTCTATTGTGGCGCCGCGTTCCATGA
- a CDS encoding NAD-glutamate dehydrogenase — protein sequence MPSHTESRKTEILDRLCAMARQRLPAGSGIAAADAGEAFIQRFYGNVAVEDLEDHTPDDLYGAAIALFAFGRTRPPNKAKVRVYNPRLSEHGWASTHTVIEIVNDDMPFLVDSVTSEINRRDLSVHLVIHPVVPMKRDASGAALAIDEAGGRESCMHVEIDAQGDQAQLDAIRAGLEAVLADVRACVEDWQAMLAQAKDVIAEFDAGKPPRGAEEIATARDFLNWLVADNFTFLGYREYAYQGEGANFRAGVRAGSGLGLARDESFVVFDVLRRIAELPSLQQFVRAPELLRVAKANRRSTVHRAVYLDAIGVKVYGPDGTVTGEKVFLGLFTSTAYMQRPRDIPLLRDKVSAVTKRAGFGTKGHAAKALQHVLETHPREELFQATVDELYDTAVGVVRLQERQRIALFLRRDPFDRFISALVYAPRDRFNTELRERFHDILAKAYRGRKSAFYVLLADDSALVRCHFIVGLTPGDVPDVRIDDLEARLVEAGRGFADRLKDALIAAEGEGAGLAKLRRYQAAFPAAYREHFTPDQAVADIAAVETVLAGGTSLALNLYRPVEAAENELRLRIFHKGAPVPLSDVMPMLESMGLKVMTEDPFRIHPLDFSANAPAGDVYMHDIAMVARETREIDIARVKPLFEGAFSAVWAGDAASDGFNRLVIGAAMSSREVTVLRAYAAYLRQAGATFSQAYMEDALARNSKIARKLVDLFLAAHDPARDKDRDVTIRGIAVEIGHLLDGVESLDEDRILRRFLNLIDCTLRTNFFQGKAYLSLKLDSQRVDELPLPRPLVEIWVYSTRVEAVHLRGGKVARGGIRWSDRREDFRTEILGLIKAQMVKNTVIVPVGSKGGFFVKRPPAPEAGREAFQAEGIACYQIMMRGLLDITDNLTPTGVVPPKNVVRHDGDDPYLVVAADKGTATFSDIANAISIEYGHWLGDAFASGGSAGYDHKGMGITARGAWEAVKRHFRELGHDTQTQDFTVVGVGDMSGDVFGNGMLRSPHIKLVAAFDHRHIFIDPEPDAAKSFAERERIFKLPRSSWADYDTKLISAGGGVFDRKAKSIKLSPQIKALFGMLADSVTPFELMKTILKAPVDLLWFGGIGNYVKAKDETNADAGDRANDAIRIDGADIRARVVGEGANLGCTQRGRIEYALAGGRINTDAIDNSAGVDTSDHEVNIKVLLGDVIARGDMTLKQRDTLLAEMTDDVGDAVLRNNYLQTQALSVAELEGIGGIDRAMRMMRALEKTGRLHRGIEFLPEDEALIARAAGGKGLTRPELAVVMAYAKMALYDELLASDLPDDPYLAEDLVKYFPRLLRKNHHPAILRHQLRREIIATVATNSIVNRAGFAFVPDLAERTGLNVAEVSRAYLVARQVFGLREFWGAVETLDNQVPAEVQLAMLRGSVALLERATLWLLRHLPAPIDIAAGVAAFAPGISALGHDLEPVLDPARQAAFVARAKAFTDKGVPDELARRAAALDDLQSGLDLVRIAQGAKSDIVHVAMEYFAAGARLGFDWLQDVAARVPAADPLAKRAVAAAIDDLYALQAEIATWSLAEGGAEAWLAARQGALTRWEALAGELRASGAASLAALTVAGRELRALVQG from the coding sequence ATGCCGTCCCATACCGAAAGTCGTAAGACCGAAATTCTGGACAGGCTTTGCGCGATGGCGCGCCAGCGCCTGCCCGCCGGATCGGGGATCGCCGCCGCCGATGCCGGGGAGGCATTTATTCAACGATTCTATGGCAATGTGGCCGTCGAGGACCTCGAAGACCACACGCCGGACGACCTCTACGGCGCCGCGATTGCGCTTTTTGCCTTCGGCCGCACGCGCCCGCCGAATAAGGCCAAGGTCCGTGTGTACAATCCACGCCTTTCGGAACATGGCTGGGCCTCGACCCATACGGTGATCGAGATCGTCAACGACGACATGCCGTTCCTGGTCGATTCGGTCACATCCGAGATCAACCGGCGTGATTTGTCGGTCCATCTCGTCATCCACCCGGTCGTGCCGATGAAGCGCGACGCGAGCGGGGCGGCCCTCGCCATCGACGAAGCCGGCGGCCGCGAAAGCTGCATGCATGTCGAGATCGACGCGCAAGGCGATCAAGCCCAGCTCGACGCGATCCGCGCGGGGCTGGAAGCGGTACTCGCCGATGTGCGCGCTTGCGTCGAGGATTGGCAGGCGATGCTGGCCCAGGCGAAAGATGTCATCGCCGAATTCGATGCCGGCAAGCCGCCGCGCGGGGCCGAAGAAATCGCCACCGCGCGCGATTTCCTCAACTGGCTCGTCGCCGATAACTTCACGTTCCTCGGCTATCGCGAATACGCCTATCAGGGCGAAGGCGCCAATTTCCGCGCGGGCGTGCGCGCGGGCAGCGGCTTGGGCTTGGCGCGCGACGAAAGCTTCGTCGTGTTCGACGTGTTGCGCCGCATCGCCGAATTGCCGTCCTTGCAGCAATTCGTCCGCGCACCGGAATTGCTGCGCGTGGCCAAAGCCAATCGCCGTTCGACCGTGCATCGCGCCGTCTATCTCGACGCGATCGGCGTCAAGGTCTACGGGCCCGACGGCACGGTGACGGGGGAGAAAGTCTTCCTCGGCTTGTTCACCTCGACCGCCTATATGCAGCGCCCGCGCGACATTCCGCTGCTACGCGATAAGGTCAGTGCCGTGACCAAGCGCGCGGGCTTCGGCACCAAGGGCCACGCCGCCAAGGCGTTGCAGCATGTGCTGGAAACCCATCCGCGCGAGGAACTGTTCCAAGCGACGGTCGACGAGCTTTACGATACCGCCGTCGGTGTCGTGCGGTTGCAGGAACGCCAGCGCATCGCGCTGTTCCTGCGCCGCGATCCGTTCGATCGGTTCATTTCGGCGCTGGTTTACGCGCCGCGCGACCGTTTCAACACCGAATTGCGCGAACGTTTCCACGACATTCTCGCCAAGGCGTATCGCGGGCGGAAATCCGCGTTCTACGTGCTGCTCGCCGACGATTCGGCGTTGGTGCGCTGCCATTTCATCGTCGGTCTGACGCCGGGCGACGTGCCCGATGTGCGTATCGACGATCTGGAAGCGCGGCTGGTCGAAGCCGGGCGCGGCTTCGCCGATCGCCTGAAGGACGCTTTGATCGCGGCGGAGGGCGAGGGGGCGGGGCTGGCCAAATTGCGCCGCTACCAAGCCGCGTTCCCGGCCGCCTATCGCGAGCATTTCACGCCGGATCAAGCCGTCGCCGATATCGCGGCGGTGGAAACCGTGCTGGCGGGCGGAACGTCGCTCGCCCTCAATCTCTATCGCCCGGTCGAAGCGGCGGAGAACGAGCTGCGTTTGCGCATCTTCCACAAAGGCGCGCCCGTACCTTTGTCCGACGTCATGCCCATGCTCGAATCGATGGGCCTCAAGGTGATGACGGAAGATCCCTTCCGCATCCATCCGCTCGACTTTTCGGCCAATGCGCCGGCGGGCGACGTTTACATGCACGATATCGCAATGGTCGCGCGCGAAACGCGCGAGATCGATATCGCGCGGGTGAAGCCGCTGTTCGAGGGCGCCTTCTCCGCCGTGTGGGCGGGCGATGCGGCGTCGGACGGGTTCAACCGCCTGGTCATCGGCGCGGCGATGTCGTCGCGCGAGGTGACGGTCTTGCGCGCCTATGCCGCCTATCTGCGCCAGGCGGGCGCGACGTTCAGCCAGGCCTATATGGAAGATGCGCTGGCGCGCAATTCCAAGATCGCGCGCAAGCTCGTCGATCTGTTCCTCGCCGCGCACGATCCCGCGCGCGACAAGGATCGCGACGTGACGATTCGCGGAATCGCCGTCGAGATCGGCCATCTGCTCGACGGCGTCGAAAGTCTCGACGAAGACCGTATTTTGCGCCGCTTCCTCAATCTGATCGATTGCACGCTGCGCACCAATTTTTTCCAGGGCAAGGCGTATCTGTCGCTGAAGCTCGACAGCCAGCGCGTCGACGAATTGCCGCTGCCCCGGCCGCTGGTCGAAATCTGGGTCTATTCGACGCGCGTCGAAGCCGTGCATTTGCGCGGCGGCAAGGTCGCGCGCGGCGGCATTCGCTGGTCCGACCGGCGCGAAGATTTCCGCACCGAGATTCTCGGCCTGATCAAAGCGCAAATGGTCAAGAACACCGTGATCGTGCCGGTCGGCTCGAAAGGCGGGTTCTTCGTCAAGCGCCCGCCCGCCCCCGAAGCGGGGCGCGAGGCGTTCCAGGCCGAAGGCATCGCCTGCTACCAGATCATGATGCGCGGTCTGCTCGACATTACCGACAATCTGACGCCGACGGGCGTGGTGCCGCCCAAGAATGTCGTGCGCCACGACGGCGACGATCCCTATCTCGTCGTCGCGGCCGACAAGGGCACGGCCACGTTCTCCGACATCGCCAACGCGATCTCGATCGAATACGGGCATTGGCTGGGCGATGCGTTCGCTTCCGGCGGTTCGGCCGGTTACGACCACAAGGGCATGGGCATCACGGCGCGCGGGGCGTGGGAAGCGGTCAAGCGCCATTTCCGCGAACTCGGCCACGATACGCAAACGCAGGATTTCACGGTCGTCGGCGTGGGCGATATGTCGGGCGACGTGTTCGGCAACGGCATGCTGCGCTCGCCGCATATTAAACTCGTCGCCGCGTTCGACCATCGCCATATCTTCATCGATCCCGAACCCGATGCGGCCAAGTCCTTCGCCGAACGCGAGCGGATCTTCAAACTGCCGCGCTCGTCCTGGGCCGATTACGACACGAAGCTCATTTCGGCCGGCGGCGGCGTGTTCGATCGCAAGGCGAAGTCGATCAAGCTCTCGCCGCAGATCAAGGCGTTGTTCGGCATGCTCGCCGATTCCGTCACGCCGTTCGAGCTGATGAAGACGATCTTGAAGGCGCCGGTCGATCTGCTGTGGTTCGGCGGCATCGGCAATTACGTCAAGGCGAAGGACGAAACCAACGCCGACGCGGGCGACCGCGCCAACGACGCCATCCGCATCGACGGCGCCGATATCCGCGCGCGCGTGGTGGGCGAGGGCGCCAATCTCGGCTGCACGCAACGCGGGCGCATCGAATATGCGCTGGCCGGCGGGCGCATCAACACCGACGCGATCGATAACTCCGCTGGCGTCGATACCTCCGACCACGAGGTCAATATCAAGGTGCTGCTGGGCGACGTGATCGCGCGCGGCGACATGACCTTGAAACAGCGCGACACGCTGCTCGCCGAAATGACCGACGATGTCGGCGACGCGGTGCTGCGGAACAATTATCTGCAAACGCAGGCGTTGAGCGTCGCCGAACTCGAAGGGATCGGCGGCATCGATCGCGCGATGCGGATGATGCGCGCGCTGGAAAAAACCGGGCGCCTTCATCGCGGCATCGAATTCCTGCCCGAGGACGAAGCCTTGATCGCGCGCGCGGCGGGCGGCAAGGGGTTGACCCGGCCCGAACTCGCCGTCGTCATGGCCTATGCCAAGATGGCGTTGTACGACGAATTGCTGGCGAGCGATCTGCCCGACGATCCCTATCTCGCCGAGGATCTGGTCAAGTATTTCCCCCGGCTTTTGCGCAAGAACCATCACCCCGCGATTCTGCGCCATCAATTGCGGCGCGAGATCATCGCCACAGTGGCGACGAATTCGATCGTCAATCGCGCGGGCTTCGCTTTCGTGCCTGATCTTGCCGAGCGCACGGGGCTCAACGTCGCGGAAGTGTCGCGCGCCTATCTCGTCGCGCGCCAAGTCTTCGGCTTGCGCGAATTCTGGGGTGCGGTCGAAACGCTCGACAACCAAGTGCCGGCCGAGGTGCAGCTCGCCATGCTGCGCGGCTCGGTCGCGTTGCTGGAACGTGCGACCTTGTGGCTGTTGCGCCATCTGCCGGCCCCCATCGATATCGCGGCCGGAGTGGCGGCTTTTGCACCGGGTATTTCCGCACTCGGCCACGATCTCGAACCGGTACTCGACCCCGCCCGCCAAGCGGCGTTCGTCGCACGCGCTAAGGCGTTTACCGATAAGGGCGTGCCGGACGAGTTGGCGCGCCGGGCGGCCGCCCTCGACGATCTGCAATCGGGGCTCGATCTCGTGCGCATCGCGCAAGGGGCGAAATCCGACATCGTCCATGTGGCGATGGAGTATTTCGCCGCCGGTGCCAGGCTTGGTTTCGATTGGCTGCAGGATGTCGCGGCACGTGTGCCCGCGGCCGATCCTTTGGCCAAGCGCGCGGTCGCGGCGGCGATCGACGATCTTTATGCGTTGCAGGCCGAGATCGCGACCTGGTCGCTGGCCGAAGGCGGCGCCGAAGCGTGGCTTGCGGCGCGCCAAGGTGCGTTGACGCGCTGGGAAGCGCTGGCGGGCGAGTTGCGCGCGAGCGGGGCGGCGAGCCTCGCCGCCTTGACGGTCGCGGGCCGCGAGTTGCGCGCCCTCGTGCAAGGGTGA
- a CDS encoding FkbM family methyltransferase: MTDTPASAESYKALPPDLGPDHPAWVPALAWLTRRFHPKGTDKLVRALHPPGNARPVKAVIDYDEGMLINVDTHSFLEWYIYFYGAFRPQISKLLNRMLRPGQVAFDIGSNIGMHAMIMANRVGPSGRVHVFEPDPHPMGRLKANLHLNGLDNVTLNQAAVSSHTETRQLFLHDDSIGNFANASLQSSNVGKSTKSIDMKVWSLDDYIAANPIERLDVIKLLAQGEEWNALQGATKTIERFRPKIFFLWEPSYWARQSLCLMDAVRFFKERDYMTYRVEFGARRPVTEEIPMGQVLLATPDRM, from the coding sequence ATGACCGACACGCCTGCTTCGGCCGAGTCCTACAAGGCCCTCCCGCCCGATCTCGGCCCCGATCATCCGGCTTGGGTCCCGGCCCTCGCTTGGCTCACCCGCCGCTTCCACCCGAAGGGGACCGACAAGCTGGTGCGCGCCCTGCACCCGCCGGGCAATGCGCGGCCGGTGAAGGCGGTCATCGATTACGACGAAGGCATGCTGATCAATGTCGACACGCATTCCTTCCTCGAATGGTACATCTACTTCTACGGCGCGTTCCGGCCGCAAATCTCCAAGCTGCTGAACCGCATGCTGCGCCCTGGCCAGGTGGCGTTCGACATCGGCTCGAATATCGGCATGCACGCGATGATCATGGCCAACCGCGTGGGGCCCAGCGGCCGCGTGCATGTGTTCGAGCCCGATCCGCATCCGATGGGCCGCTTGAAGGCCAATCTGCATTTGAACGGCCTCGACAACGTGACGCTCAACCAGGCGGCCGTGTCGAGCCACACCGAAACGCGCCAGCTTTTCCTGCACGACGATTCGATCGGCAATTTCGCCAACGCGTCGCTGCAATCGTCGAACGTGGGCAAGTCGACCAAGTCGATCGACATGAAGGTGTGGAGCCTCGACGATTATATCGCGGCGAACCCGATCGAACGGCTCGACGTGATCAAGCTGCTCGCCCAGGGCGAGGAATGGAACGCGCTGCAAGGGGCGACCAAGACGATCGAGCGTTTCCGCCCGAAGATCTTCTTCCTGTGGGAGCCGAGCTATTGGGCGCGCCAATCGCTGTGCCTGATGGACGCGGTGCGCTTCTTCAAGGAACGCGACTACATGACCTATCGCGTCGAATTCGGCGCGCGCCGCCCGGTGACCGAGGAAATCCCGATGGGCCAGGTGCTGCTGGCCACGCCGGACCGGATGTAA
- the trxA gene encoding thioredoxin, whose amino-acid sequence MDQLIGAGKPGANAADLIKDATDESFEQDVLLASRDTPVIVDFWAPWCGPCKQLGPAIEKVVKEAKGAVKLVKINIDENPHFASQLRVQSIPAVFAFKGGRPVDAFLGAVPESQIRAFVKKLGGAAGPSPIDQALEQANAALAANDLPTAQDIFGQILAHEPGNAKAAAGLAKIFVALGQLDEAKALLDSLPPEAKRDPEVEAAQAALDLAHQAPKGVDVAPMLEKLAHNPKDHQTRLDLATALFAGGQQEAAIDQLLELYKLDRNWNDGAARAQLVKFFEALGNTNPLTVQGRRRLSSLMFA is encoded by the coding sequence ATGGACCAGTTGATCGGCGCCGGCAAGCCGGGCGCCAACGCGGCCGACCTAATCAAGGACGCGACGGACGAATCGTTCGAGCAGGACGTTCTGCTCGCCTCGCGCGATACCCCCGTCATCGTCGATTTCTGGGCGCCGTGGTGCGGGCCGTGCAAACAGCTCGGGCCCGCGATCGAAAAGGTCGTCAAGGAAGCCAAGGGGGCGGTCAAGCTCGTCAAAATCAATATCGACGAGAACCCGCATTTCGCCTCGCAATTGCGCGTGCAGTCGATCCCGGCGGTCTTCGCCTTCAAGGGCGGGCGCCCGGTCGACGCGTTCCTGGGGGCAGTCCCCGAAAGCCAGATCCGCGCCTTCGTGAAGAAGCTGGGCGGGGCCGCCGGCCCGTCGCCGATCGACCAGGCGCTGGAACAGGCCAACGCGGCGCTGGCCGCCAACGACCTTCCGACCGCGCAGGATATTTTCGGCCAGATCCTGGCGCACGAGCCCGGCAATGCGAAAGCCGCCGCGGGCCTCGCCAAGATTTTCGTGGCCCTCGGCCAGCTCGACGAGGCGAAAGCGCTGCTCGATTCGCTGCCGCCCGAAGCCAAGCGCGATCCCGAAGTCGAAGCCGCGCAAGCGGCCCTCGACCTCGCCCACCAAGCGCCCAAGGGCGTGGACGTGGCACCGATGCTGGAAAAGCTCGCGCATAACCCGAAGGACCATCAAACGCGCCTCGACCTCGCGACCGCCTTGTTCGCCGGCGGCCAGCAGGAAGCCGCGATCGACCAGTTGCTGGAGCTCTACAAGCTTGACCGCAATTGGAACGACGGGGCCGCGCGCGCCCAGCTGGTGAAGTTCTTCGAAGCTTTGGGCAACACCAATCCGTTGACCGTGCAGGGGCGCCGGCGCTTGTCGTCGCTGATGTTCGCGTAA
- a CDS encoding LON peptidase substrate-binding domain-containing protein, producing MGARPPGRLGFADLPATVPIFPLQGALLLPRGKLPLNIFEPRYLAMIDDALASQDKLIGMVQPLTKETRASTQAVYPIGCAGRIASWSETEDGRYLISLNGIVRFKIADEIATMRGYRRVRADFAGYEGDFVEPGEKLFDRKRLIAGLKAYFAAEGLQGDWGTIESAPDERLVNTIAMLCPFTPEEKQTLLESAGLAERAKAMIGIVEARTSGTEPGGLKH from the coding sequence ATGGGCGCCCGCCCGCCCGGCAGGCTCGGCTTCGCGGATTTGCCCGCCACGGTGCCGATTTTTCCGCTGCAAGGCGCGTTGCTGCTGCCGCGCGGCAAGTTGCCGCTGAACATCTTCGAGCCGCGCTATCTCGCGATGATCGACGACGCGCTGGCGAGCCAAGACAAGCTCATCGGCATGGTCCAGCCGCTGACCAAGGAAACGCGCGCGTCGACGCAAGCCGTCTATCCGATCGGTTGTGCGGGGCGCATCGCGTCGTGGTCGGAAACCGAAGACGGGCGCTACCTCATCTCGCTGAATGGGATCGTGCGCTTCAAAATCGCCGACGAGATCGCGACGATGCGCGGCTATCGCCGGGTGCGCGCCGATTTCGCCGGCTACGAAGGCGATTTCGTCGAGCCCGGCGAAAAGCTGTTCGACCGCAAACGGTTGATCGCGGGTCTCAAAGCCTATTTCGCCGCCGAGGGTTTGCAAGGCGATTGGGGCACGATCGAATCGGCCCCCGACGAGCGGCTGGTGAACACCATCGCCATGCTGTGCCCGTTCACGCCGGAAGAAAAACAGACGCTGCTGGAAAGTGCGGGCCTGGCCGAACGCGCCAAGGCGATGATCGGCATCGTCGAGGCGCGAACCTCCGGCACCGAGCCCGGCGGCTTGAAGCATTGA
- a CDS encoding Trm112 family protein, giving the protein MSDATAVDPKLLEILVCPVTKGPLRYDRDRAELISEGAGLAFPIRDGIPIMLVDEARRLDAA; this is encoded by the coding sequence ATGAGCGATGCGACCGCCGTCGATCCCAAGCTGCTCGAAATTCTGGTCTGCCCGGTGACCAAGGGTCCGCTGCGCTACGACCGCGACCGCGCCGAACTGATCAGCGAAGGGGCGGGCCTCGCCTTCCCGATCCGCGACGGCATTCCGATCATGCTGGTGGACGAGGCGCGCCGTCTCGACGCCGCTTAA
- a CDS encoding DUF971 domain-containing protein, translating to MSFGLKHHPVEIRLKKAEKVLEIDYDDGKSFALPAELLRVESPSAEVMGHGPNQKQIVPGRMHVGIMELEAVGNYAIRIVFDDLHDSGIYSWDYLRELGENFDALMAAYLAALDAKGLSRDPKAAKK from the coding sequence ATGTCCTTCGGCCTCAAGCATCACCCGGTCGAGATCCGCCTGAAGAAGGCGGAGAAGGTCCTGGAAATCGACTACGACGACGGCAAAAGCTTCGCGCTGCCCGCCGAATTGCTGCGCGTCGAATCGCCGTCGGCCGAAGTGATGGGCCACGGGCCCAACCAGAAACAGATCGTTCCCGGCCGCATGCATGTTGGCATCATGGAGCTTGAGGCCGTCGGCAATTACGCGATCCGCATCGTGTTCGACGATCTGCACGATTCGGGAATCTATTCTTGGGATTATCTGCGCGAGCTGGGCGAAAACTTCGATGCGTTGATGGCGGCCTATCTCGCCGCCCTCGACGCCAAGGGTCTGAGCCGCGATCCCAAAGCGGCCAAGAAGTGA
- a CDS encoding GNAT family N-acetyltransferase, whose translation MTEITFSDIGVGDIEELLPLFLGYRVFYKREPLPEESRAYMTARFQAGDYTGFFARIDGKAVGFAIMSRTFSSGVMKPLWLLNDIFVDPSARKAGVGAALMAKVDEHARATGAARVDLFTARTNTTAQSVYERAGWKRDEVFYRYQKNL comes from the coding sequence ATGACCGAAATCACCTTTAGCGATATCGGTGTCGGCGATATCGAGGAATTGCTGCCGCTGTTCCTGGGCTATCGCGTTTTCTACAAGCGCGAGCCGTTGCCCGAGGAAAGCCGCGCCTATATGACCGCGCGCTTCCAGGCGGGCGACTACACCGGCTTTTTCGCGCGCATCGACGGCAAGGCGGTCGGCTTCGCGATTATGTCGCGCACGTTTTCGTCGGGCGTGATGAAGCCGCTCTGGCTGCTCAACGATATTTTCGTCGATCCGTCGGCGCGCAAAGCGGGCGTGGGCGCGGCGTTGATGGCGAAGGTCGATGAACACGCGCGCGCAACCGGCGCGGCGCGCGTCGATCTGTTCACAGCACGGACCAACACGACCGCGCAATCGGTCTATGAGCGCGCGGGCTGGAAACGCGACGAAGTCTTCTATCGCTATCAGAAGAATCTTTAG
- a CDS encoding invasion associated locus B family protein yields the protein MPFRQTFIDRQGTTHPLKSRLLKFATIAIAVAMPVFGALAQNQRTAPIPPPPPAAQPRDGAVFQDWITRCERIELQGRAQERCYLSQTQTTQEGQRIIQLNIGYIGPNRELAGVVFLPLGIYLPAGAAYRIDQGPQVAIQIESCIPEGCRAAFLIDDTAMRALRAAPAIHFGFLSEPNGKSLLLSASLRGFSQGIATLKP from the coding sequence ATGCCATTTCGCCAGACCTTCATCGATCGCCAAGGCACGACTCACCCCCTAAAATCGCGTCTGCTCAAGTTTGCGACGATAGCGATCGCCGTCGCGATGCCGGTCTTCGGTGCACTCGCCCAAAACCAACGTACGGCGCCGATTCCGCCGCCACCGCCCGCCGCGCAACCGCGCGATGGGGCGGTATTCCAAGATTGGATTACACGCTGCGAGCGGATCGAATTACAAGGGCGCGCGCAGGAGCGCTGCTACCTCTCCCAGACCCAAACGACGCAGGAAGGGCAACGCATCATTCAGCTCAATATCGGCTATATCGGACCGAATAGAGAGCTGGCGGGCGTCGTATTTCTGCCGCTTGGGATTTATCTGCCAGCCGGTGCCGCGTATCGCATCGATCAAGGCCCTCAAGTGGCAATTCAGATCGAAAGCTGTATTCCGGAAGGCTGCCGCGCCGCCTTCCTGATCGATGACACGGCGATGCGCGCCTTGCGCGCGGCTCCGGCGATCCATTTTGGTTTCCTGTCGGAACCCAACGGCAAGTCTTTGCTTTTGTCGGCTTCGCTCCGCGGCTTCTCGCAAGGTATCGCGACACTTAAGCCCTAA